A stretch of the Proteus sp. ZN5 genome encodes the following:
- a CDS encoding long-chain fatty acid--CoA ligase, with amino-acid sequence MITNNNLRDYHIIRRLQMQFLHSGNKIAYRQWDAKRNIEMSWELVEKKTHALSNALLEMGVNVQENIGIFSQNTIDWSLADIASLQLRAVTVPLYATSSVEQAAYILNDANIRILFVGDQKQYDIVSELLALCPQLEHIIVFNSDVVLNENTPSCYLEDLINQTQFQHDEVLKQRINECSLDDLFTLIYTSGTTGEPKGVMLDYTSLASQLYLHDERLSLSDKDVSLCFLPLSHVFERAWSFYVMHTGAVNVYLTDTHAVKEAMSAVKPTVMCAVPRFYEKVYSAIQEKVSQASVFRQFIFKWAIKQGEKQREAQLNQRQQGFISRLCYRFADKKVLNPLRQILGGRVRFLPAAGARLDDAVIRFFLATGINIKYGYGMTETCATVSCWEENKYKLGSIGTPLPGVEVRIGAENEIQVRGSIVMKGYFNKPEDTAAAFTEDGWLRTGDAGALDSDGMLFITERLKDLMKTSNGKYIAPQMIEGTLGQDRFIEHIAVIADTRKFVSALIVPCFDVLEEHARALNLKYQDRMELLRHTKIKELFDERLREMQKNFASFHQVKRFTLLAEGFSMESGELTPTLKLRRKIISERYRNEIELMYQD; translated from the coding sequence ATGATAACTAATAATAATCTTCGTGATTATCATATAATTAGAAGATTGCAGATGCAGTTTTTGCACAGCGGGAATAAAATTGCTTATCGTCAGTGGGATGCTAAGCGCAATATCGAAATGTCATGGGAGTTAGTTGAAAAGAAAACACACGCGCTCTCAAATGCATTGTTAGAAATGGGTGTGAATGTCCAAGAAAATATTGGGATCTTTTCTCAAAATACCATTGATTGGTCTTTGGCTGATATTGCTTCTCTACAACTACGTGCAGTAACAGTTCCTCTTTATGCAACAAGTAGTGTTGAACAAGCCGCTTATATTTTAAATGATGCGAATATTCGCATTCTTTTTGTTGGCGACCAAAAGCAATACGATATTGTTTCTGAATTATTAGCGTTATGTCCTCAGCTTGAACATATTATTGTGTTTAACTCCGATGTTGTATTAAACGAAAATACACCTTCATGCTATCTGGAAGATTTAATTAACCAGACTCAATTTCAGCATGACGAAGTGTTAAAACAACGTATTAATGAATGCAGTTTAGATGATCTGTTTACTCTGATTTATACATCAGGAACAACAGGTGAACCTAAAGGCGTTATGCTCGATTATACGAGTCTAGCATCACAGCTTTATCTTCATGATGAGCGTCTCTCATTATCTGATAAAGATGTTTCGCTCTGCTTTTTACCTCTTTCTCACGTTTTTGAACGCGCATGGAGCTTTTATGTGATGCATACTGGCGCGGTTAACGTGTATTTAACGGACACTCATGCTGTGAAAGAGGCTATGAGTGCGGTTAAACCTACGGTGATGTGTGCTGTTCCTCGCTTTTATGAAAAAGTGTATAGCGCTATTCAAGAGAAAGTGTCTCAAGCTTCTGTGTTTCGTCAATTTATCTTTAAATGGGCGATAAAGCAGGGCGAAAAACAGCGTGAAGCACAACTGAATCAGCGTCAGCAAGGGTTTATTTCCCGCTTATGTTATCGCTTTGCAGATAAAAAAGTATTAAATCCATTGCGTCAAATCCTAGGTGGGCGTGTTCGCTTTTTACCAGCGGCAGGGGCTCGTTTAGATGATGCAGTGATCCGTTTCTTCTTGGCTACCGGTATTAATATTAAATACGGCTATGGTATGACAGAAACCTGTGCCACAGTTTCATGCTGGGAAGAGAATAAATATAAGTTAGGTTCTATTGGTACACCATTGCCGGGCGTTGAAGTGCGTATTGGTGCAGAAAATGAAATCCAAGTACGTGGCAGTATTGTCATGAAAGGGTATTTCAATAAGCCTGAAGATACGGCCGCTGCCTTTACAGAAGATGGTTGGTTACGTACTGGAGACGCAGGCGCACTTGATAGTGATGGCATGTTATTTATCACGGAACGTTTGAAGGATTTAATGAAAACGTCAAATGGTAAATATATTGCACCACAAATGATCGAAGGAACATTAGGGCAAGACCGTTTTATCGAGCATATTGCGGTTATTGCTGATACGCGTAAATTTGTTTCTGCACTTATCGTGCCTTGTTTTGATGTATTAGAAGAACATGCGCGTGCATTAAATTTAAAATATCAAGATCGTATGGAATTATTACGCCATACCAAAATTAAAGAGCTGTTTGACGAACGTTTACGTGAAATGCAAAAAAACTTTGCAAGTTTTCATCAAGTTAAGCGCTTTACTCTTCTAGCTGAAGGCTTTTCAATGGAATCGGGTGAATTAACACCAACATTGAAACTTCGCCGTAAAATTATTTCTGAACGTTATCGAAATGAAATCGAATTAATGTATCAAGATTAA
- the ftsL gene encoding cell division protein FtsL: MSTERHSLPGVIGQDLLRHSKLPVCLLIAVIISAVYVVTTAHKTRLLTAEKERLVLEKNVLEIEWRNLILEENALADHSRVERFSSDSLGMIHVDPTKENIVVTK; this comes from the coding sequence ATGTCTACTGAACGACACTCACTACCGGGAGTTATAGGGCAGGATTTACTGCGCCATAGCAAATTACCTGTATGTTTACTGATTGCTGTGATTATTTCTGCGGTGTATGTCGTGACGACAGCACATAAGACACGTTTATTGACAGCAGAGAAAGAGCGTTTAGTGCTGGAAAAAAACGTATTGGAGATCGAATGGCGCAATCTCATTCTTGAAGAAAACGCTCTGGCAGACCATAGCCGAGTAGAGCGTTTTTCCAGTGATAGTTTGGGCATGATCCATGTCGACCCAACAAAAGAGAACATCGTGGTTACTAAATAA
- the ftsI gene encoding peptidoglycan glycosyltransferase FtsI, protein MKFSRSAKAKAKTKSNAKLRKPEEKTGFVSWRFALLCGGIGIALVALLIRVAYLQIINPDPLIREGDMRSLRVQKVPTARGMISDRMGRPLAVSVPVYAIWADPKVVLDANPDMTDSRWLALADALKIPVNQIEQKIVATPSARFIYLARQVNPEISDYISKLKITGINMRQESKRYYPSGEVTAHIIGVTNIDGDGIEGVEKSFNQWLTGAPGERVVRKDGFNRVIENIAQTDSQAAHNLMLSIDERLQSVVYRELTNAVIKNKAESGTAVLVDVNTGEVLAMANSPSYNPNNLTGTPKDAMRNRAITDIFEPGSTVKPMVVMSALHNHIIKENSVINTVPYRINGHQIKDVGRYNELSITGILQKSSNVGVSRLALAMPASELVDVYSRFGFGKPTNLGLVGESSGIFPIKKQRWSDLERATFSFGYGLMVTPLQLARVYATIGSFGIYRPLSITKVDPPVPGTRVFPEPVMKTVVHMMESVALPGGGGVSAAIKGYRVAIKTGTAKKVGPDGKYINQYISYAAGVAPASRPRFALVVIINEPKAGKYYGGAVSAPVFGTIMGAVLRTMNVEPDALTPDDKSEFVIKKEEDTSGRS, encoded by the coding sequence ATGAAATTTTCACGTTCGGCAAAAGCGAAAGCAAAGACAAAGTCAAATGCCAAACTACGCAAGCCTGAAGAAAAAACAGGATTTGTGAGTTGGCGTTTTGCGTTGCTTTGCGGTGGTATTGGTATCGCTTTAGTCGCGCTATTAATCCGTGTTGCCTATTTACAGATTATTAATCCCGATCCCCTGATCCGTGAAGGGGATATGCGTTCTCTACGTGTGCAAAAAGTACCAACAGCAAGAGGCATGATCAGCGACAGAATGGGCAGACCTCTTGCCGTTAGCGTACCAGTTTATGCTATTTGGGCTGATCCTAAAGTTGTATTAGATGCTAATCCTGATATGACGGATTCTCGTTGGTTAGCGCTTGCTGATGCACTAAAAATTCCAGTGAATCAAATTGAGCAAAAAATTGTTGCAACGCCTTCCGCTCGTTTTATCTATTTGGCTCGCCAAGTGAATCCTGAAATTAGTGATTACATTAGCAAATTAAAAATCACTGGGATTAATATGCGTCAAGAATCAAAACGCTATTATCCGTCAGGGGAAGTGACCGCTCACATCATTGGTGTAACAAATATTGATGGTGATGGTATTGAAGGCGTTGAAAAAAGCTTTAATCAGTGGCTGACAGGTGCTCCTGGTGAGCGTGTCGTTCGGAAAGATGGTTTTAACCGTGTTATTGAGAACATCGCTCAAACAGATAGTCAAGCTGCTCATAACCTGATGTTAAGTATCGATGAACGTTTACAATCTGTAGTTTATCGTGAATTAACTAATGCGGTTATTAAGAATAAAGCAGAATCGGGAACCGCTGTTTTAGTCGATGTAAATACTGGTGAAGTACTGGCGATGGCAAATAGTCCATCGTACAACCCAAATAATTTAACGGGTACGCCTAAAGACGCGATGCGTAATCGTGCTATTACCGATATTTTTGAACCAGGTTCTACCGTAAAACCGATGGTTGTGATGAGTGCACTTCACAATCATATTATTAAAGAAAATAGTGTTATTAATACTGTTCCTTATCGAATTAATGGGCATCAAATCAAAGATGTAGGGCGATATAATGAGCTGTCGATAACAGGAATATTACAGAAATCGAGTAACGTTGGTGTTTCAAGACTGGCGTTAGCGATGCCTGCATCTGAACTTGTGGATGTTTATTCACGATTTGGATTCGGGAAGCCAACTAACTTGGGGCTAGTTGGCGAAAGTAGTGGCATATTTCCAATAAAAAAACAACGGTGGTCCGATCTTGAAAGGGCCACCTTCTCATTCGGATATGGGCTAATGGTAACGCCGTTACAGTTAGCGCGTGTCTACGCAACGATTGGTAGTTTTGGTATTTATCGTCCTCTCTCTATTACGAAAGTTGACCCGCCTGTACCCGGAACACGAGTATTCCCAGAACCAGTAATGAAAACTGTCGTGCATATGATGGAAAGTGTTGCATTACCCGGCGGTGGTGGTGTGAGTGCGGCAATTAAAGGTTATCGTGTTGCCATTAAAACAGGTACAGCGAAGAAAGTAGGGCCAGACGGAAAATATATCAATCAATATATCTCTTATGCGGCGGGTGTTGCACCTGCAAGTCGTCCTCGCTTTGCGTTGGTTGTGATAATCAATGAGCCTAAAGCAGGTAAGTACTATGGGGGCGCAGTATCCGCACCGGTGTTTGGCACAATCATGGGCGCGGTTTTACGTACAATGAACGTAGAACCTGATGCATTGACGCCAGACGATAAAAGTGAATTTGTAATTAAAAAAGAAGAGGATACAAGTGGCCGATCCTAA
- the cra gene encoding catabolite repressor/activator, with the protein MKLDEIARLAGVSRTTASYVINGKAKQYRVSDKTVEKVMAVVREHNYHPNAVAAGLRAGRTRSIGLVIPDLENTSYTRIANYLERQARQRGYQLLIACSEDQPDNEIRCVEHLLQRQVDAIIVSTALPPEHPFYQRWANRSLPIIALDRALESEHFISVVGDDLEDAKMLATELKAFPSQSVLYLGALPELSVSFLREQGFRNVWKDDPREVTYLYANSYEREAAAAAFSEWLNNNPMPDALFTTSFALLQGVMDVTLQRSGRLPTQLVIATFGDHELLDFLECPVLSVAQRHRDIAERVLELVLASLEEEQKPQAGITRIRRDLCRRGSLGRAR; encoded by the coding sequence GTGAAACTGGATGAAATCGCCCGCTTGGCTGGTGTTTCACGAACAACAGCAAGTTATGTCATTAATGGTAAAGCGAAACAGTACCGTGTAAGTGACAAGACTGTTGAAAAAGTGATGGCGGTGGTCAGAGAGCATAATTACCACCCGAACGCTGTTGCCGCGGGATTACGTGCTGGTCGTACGCGTTCTATTGGTTTGGTTATTCCTGATTTGGAAAATACCAGTTATACCAGGATCGCAAATTACCTTGAACGACAAGCGCGTCAACGCGGTTATCAATTACTGATTGCTTGTTCAGAAGACCAACCAGACAACGAAATTCGTTGTGTTGAGCACTTACTGCAACGTCAAGTTGATGCCATTATTGTTTCAACAGCATTGCCACCAGAGCATCCTTTCTATCAACGTTGGGCTAATCGCTCATTACCGATTATTGCATTAGACCGAGCATTAGAAAGTGAGCATTTTATCAGTGTTGTTGGCGATGACTTGGAAGATGCCAAAATGTTGGCAACAGAACTAAAAGCATTCCCTTCGCAATCTGTACTCTATTTAGGCGCACTACCTGAACTCTCTGTGAGTTTTTTACGTGAGCAAGGTTTCCGTAATGTATGGAAAGATGATCCTAGAGAAGTTACCTACTTATATGCAAATAGCTATGAACGAGAAGCTGCTGCGGCTGCTTTTTCTGAATGGTTAAATAATAATCCAATGCCTGATGCATTATTCACGACTTCTTTTGCTTTATTACAAGGAGTTATGGATGTGACATTACAACGTAGTGGTCGTTTACCAACGCAATTGGTTATTGCGACTTTTGGTGATCATGAGTTATTGGATTTCCTTGAGTGTCCAGTTTTATCTGTTGCTCAACGACATCGTGATATTGCAGAGCGTGTATTAGAACTTGTTCTTGCAAGTCTTGAAGAAGAACAAAAACCACAAGCGGGTATTACACGTATTCGTCGTGATTTATGCCGTCGAGGCAGTTTGGGACGTGCACGTTAA
- the rsmH gene encoding 16S rRNA (cytosine(1402)-N(4))-methyltransferase RsmH — MTTNNFSHTSVLLDEAVNGLNIKPSGIYIDGTFGRGGHSRLILSQLGEQGRLIAIDRDPQAIAVANEIDDARFSIVHGPFSNIEQYVNELDLAGKIDGILLDLGVSSPQLDDPERGFSFMRDGPLDMRMDPTSGQSAAQWLMTAEEDDITWVLKTFGEERFAKRIARAIVARNKTEEPLTRTKQLADLISDASPVKERHKHPATRSFQAIRIYINSELDEIEKALKGAVSVLAPEGRLSVISFHSLEDRLVKRFIRDESKGPVVPAGIPLTEAQIKELGSARLSSIHKMKPTGVEVEENPRARSSVLRVAQRIEE, encoded by the coding sequence ATGACAACAAATAATTTTAGTCATACCAGTGTATTACTGGATGAAGCTGTGAATGGCCTGAATATCAAACCTTCAGGTATCTATATCGACGGAACATTTGGCCGTGGAGGTCACTCTCGTTTAATTTTATCGCAATTGGGCGAACAAGGTCGCTTGATAGCAATAGACAGAGATCCGCAAGCAATTGCAGTTGCTAATGAAATTGATGATGCTCGATTTTCTATTGTTCATGGGCCTTTTTCAAATATTGAACAATATGTTAATGAGCTCGATTTAGCTGGAAAAATTGATGGCATATTACTGGATTTAGGTGTTTCTTCTCCTCAACTTGATGATCCTGAACGTGGTTTCTCATTTATGCGTGATGGGCCTCTTGATATGCGTATGGACCCAACATCAGGTCAATCAGCTGCACAATGGTTGATGACAGCAGAAGAAGACGACATTACATGGGTATTGAAAACATTTGGTGAAGAACGCTTTGCTAAACGTATTGCTCGCGCCATCGTTGCTCGTAACAAAACAGAAGAGCCTTTGACTCGAACCAAGCAATTGGCAGATTTAATTAGCGATGCAAGCCCAGTAAAAGAGCGACATAAGCACCCAGCAACACGCAGTTTTCAGGCAATTCGCATCTATATCAATAGCGAGTTAGATGAAATTGAAAAAGCACTAAAAGGTGCAGTTTCTGTTTTAGCGCCAGAAGGGCGTTTATCGGTAATTAGTTTCCATTCGTTGGAAGACCGATTAGTGAAGCGTTTTATTCGAGATGAGAGCAAGGGACCTGTTGTTCCTGCTGGTATTCCTCTCACAGAAGCGCAGATAAAAGAGTTAGGAAGCGCTCGCTTATCGAGTATTCACAAGATGAAACCGACAGGTGTGGAAGTTGAAGAAAATCCACGGGCACGAAGCTCTGTATTGCGTGTAGCACAACGTATTGAGGAATAA
- the mraZ gene encoding division/cell wall cluster transcriptional repressor MraZ — protein MFRGATLVNLDSKGRITVPSRYRTTLSEISEGQMVCTIDLNQPCLLLYTLPEWEKIELKLAALSSMNPAERRVQRLLLGHASECQMDSAGRLLLASTLRQHAGLTKEVMLVGQFNKFELWDEQVWYKQIEKDIVAEQTSQEPLSTRLLDLSL, from the coding sequence ATGTTTCGTGGAGCAACACTCGTTAATCTTGACAGCAAAGGGCGAATAACAGTTCCTTCCCGTTATCGAACAACGCTGAGTGAGATTTCTGAAGGTCAAATGGTTTGTACCATTGATCTCAATCAGCCGTGTTTATTGCTTTATACCCTTCCAGAATGGGAAAAGATTGAGTTAAAATTAGCGGCTTTGTCCTCCATGAACCCTGCGGAACGTCGAGTTCAACGTTTGTTATTAGGTCACGCCAGCGAATGCCAAATGGATAGCGCAGGACGTCTTTTGTTAGCTAGCACGCTAAGACAGCATGCGGGGCTAACAAAAGAGGTCATGTTAGTCGGTCAATTCAATAAGTTTGAATTGTGGGATGAACAGGTCTGGTACAAACAGATCGAAAAAGACATTGTAGCCGAGCAAACCTCACAGGAACCGTTATCGACACGACTATTGGATTTATCACTTTAA
- the murE gene encoding UDP-N-acetylmuramoyl-L-alanyl-D-glutamate--2,6-diaminopimelate ligase has translation MADPNLSDLLGALGIQAPSLMLKDMTLDSRKAASGDLFIAIKGHETDGRRYIPQAIAQGVSAVLAEAQDVATHGEIRENHGIPVIYIDNLNAELSKLAGHFYHQPAEKLKLIGVTGTNGKTTTTQLLAQWAQGLGETSAVMGTVGNGLLGHVVPAMNTTGSAVDIQLELQQLLNQGATLTAMEVSSHGLVQGRVSALPFVASVFTNLSRDHLDYHGDMANYEEAKWLLFSTHQSGEKIINADDTVGQKWLSRLPNAVAVTMDNKLPQNWQGRFVKTTHINYHDAGATIHFSSSWGDGEIESPLMGAFNVSNLLCALATLLALGYPLNAVINASSALTPVCGRMEVFSADNRPTVIVDYAHTPDALEKALQAARLHCTGKLWCVFGCGGDRDKGKRPLMGAVAEELADKVVITDDNPRSEEPQAIIQDILSGLMDPGRAIAIEGRAEAVTNVIMQADANDMILVAGKGHEDYQLVGSRRLDYSDRLTVARLLGVMA, from the coding sequence GTGGCCGATCCTAACTTAAGTGACCTATTAGGGGCACTCGGGATACAAGCACCGTCATTGATGCTCAAAGACATGACACTCGACAGCCGAAAAGCGGCGAGCGGTGATCTTTTTATCGCCATTAAAGGTCATGAAACTGATGGTAGACGCTATATTCCTCAAGCGATTGCTCAAGGTGTTTCTGCGGTATTAGCGGAAGCGCAAGATGTTGCAACGCATGGTGAAATCCGTGAAAATCACGGTATTCCAGTTATTTATATTGATAATCTTAATGCAGAGTTATCAAAATTAGCTGGGCATTTTTATCATCAACCTGCGGAAAAACTGAAACTAATTGGTGTTACTGGGACTAACGGAAAAACGACAACAACACAATTGTTAGCACAGTGGGCACAAGGTTTAGGTGAAACAAGTGCTGTGATGGGAACAGTAGGTAACGGGCTTTTAGGTCATGTTGTTCCTGCAATGAACACCACCGGATCTGCAGTTGATATTCAATTAGAATTACAGCAATTATTAAATCAAGGTGCGACATTGACGGCTATGGAAGTTTCTTCTCATGGTTTAGTTCAAGGTCGTGTCAGTGCGTTACCTTTTGTGGCGAGTGTCTTTACAAATTTAAGCCGTGATCATCTTGATTATCATGGTGATATGGCAAATTACGAAGAAGCAAAATGGCTATTGTTCTCCACGCATCAAAGTGGTGAAAAAATCATTAATGCTGATGATACTGTTGGTCAAAAATGGTTATCTCGTTTGCCAAATGCTGTTGCTGTGACAATGGATAATAAATTGCCACAAAATTGGCAAGGTCGTTTTGTTAAAACAACCCATATTAATTATCACGATGCAGGCGCAACGATTCACTTTAGTTCTAGCTGGGGTGATGGTGAAATTGAAAGCCCACTTATGGGGGCTTTTAATGTCAGTAACCTTTTGTGTGCTTTAGCGACATTATTGGCATTGGGATACCCATTAAATGCTGTGATTAATGCTTCATCTGCTCTCACACCTGTTTGTGGTCGTATGGAAGTATTTAGCGCGGATAATCGCCCTACAGTTATTGTCGATTATGCTCATACTCCAGATGCTTTAGAGAAGGCACTTCAAGCAGCTCGTTTACATTGCACAGGTAAACTGTGGTGTGTATTTGGTTGTGGTGGGGATAGAGATAAAGGTAAGCGCCCACTAATGGGAGCGGTTGCAGAAGAGCTGGCTGATAAAGTTGTTATCACTGATGACAACCCTCGTAGCGAAGAGCCTCAAGCGATTATTCAAGATATTCTTTCTGGTTTAATGGATCCGGGTCGTGCGATTGCGATTGAAGGTCGAGCTGAAGCAGTCACTAACGTGATTATGCAAGCAGATGCCAATGATATGATTTTAGTCGCTGGTAAAGGGCATGAAGATTATCAGTTGGTTGGCTCTCGTCGTCTTGATTATTCAGATAGATTAACCGTCGCTCGGTTATTGGGGGTGATGGCATGA
- the mraY gene encoding phospho-N-acetylmuramoyl-pentapeptide-transferase: MLVWLAEYLVKYHTFFNVFSYLTFRAIVGLLTALIIALWMGPHLIAWLQKMQIGQVVRSEGPESHFSKRGTPTMGGIMILFSISISTLLWARLDNPYVWCVLLVLIGYGVIGFVDDYRKVVRKDTKGLIARWKYFWQSVLALVVAFSMYAIGKDTSATQLVVPFFKDVMPQLGMLYILLAYFVIVGTSNAVNLTDGLDGLAIMPTVFVAAGFALVAWATGNVNFASYLKIPYLMHAGELVIVCTAIVGAGLGFLWFNTYPAQVFMGDVGSLALGGALGTIAVLLRQEFLLVIMGGVFVVETLSVILQVGSFKLRGQRIFRMAPIHHHYELKGWPEPRVIVRFWIISLMLVLIGLATLKVR; encoded by the coding sequence ATGTTAGTTTGGCTAGCCGAATACTTGGTTAAATACCATACATTTTTTAATGTGTTTTCTTATCTGACATTCAGGGCGATTGTTGGTTTATTGACGGCATTAATTATTGCTTTGTGGATGGGGCCTCATCTCATCGCATGGTTACAAAAAATGCAAATTGGACAAGTGGTTCGTAGTGAAGGCCCTGAGTCGCACTTTAGTAAACGTGGTACACCAACAATGGGCGGGATTATGATCCTGTTCTCCATCTCCATCTCTACATTGTTATGGGCAAGATTAGATAACCCTTACGTTTGGTGTGTATTGCTGGTTTTAATTGGCTACGGCGTGATTGGGTTTGTTGATGATTATCGCAAAGTTGTTCGTAAAGATACCAAAGGCTTAATTGCACGTTGGAAATATTTCTGGCAATCCGTACTGGCGTTAGTGGTTGCCTTTAGTATGTATGCCATTGGTAAAGATACATCTGCAACACAGCTAGTCGTTCCATTCTTTAAAGATGTTATGCCTCAATTAGGCATGCTTTATATTTTATTGGCGTATTTTGTGATTGTGGGAACCAGTAATGCCGTTAACTTAACGGATGGTTTGGACGGTCTAGCCATTATGCCAACTGTCTTTGTGGCTGCCGGTTTTGCTTTAGTTGCATGGGCAACAGGTAACGTTAATTTTGCAAGCTACTTAAAAATTCCTTATTTAATGCATGCGGGTGAGTTAGTCATTGTCTGTACTGCGATAGTGGGAGCTGGTTTAGGTTTCCTTTGGTTTAATACTTACCCAGCTCAAGTCTTTATGGGAGATGTTGGTTCTCTCGCATTAGGTGGCGCATTAGGAACGATTGCGGTGTTATTACGCCAAGAATTCTTATTAGTCATTATGGGCGGTGTGTTTGTTGTTGAAACTCTCTCCGTTATTTTACAAGTCGGCTCATTTAAGTTGCGTGGTCAACGTATTTTCCGTATGGCTCCAATTCATCATCATTATGAATTAAAAGGCTGGCCTGAACCTCGTGTTATTGTCCGTTTCTGGATCATCTCATTGATGTTAGTGCTTATTGGTCTAGCGACGTTAAAGGTACGTTAA
- the murF gene encoding UDP-N-acetylmuramoyl-tripeptide--D-alanyl-D-alanine ligase — protein MIPLSLENIAQITKGTLSHVAQSSADQFIIKSISTDSRKIDEDCLFIALAGERFDAHDFIADVKEKGAVAVLVNREIDVDCPQIIVKDTHLAMGEIAAHIRSLSHAKIVALTGSSGKTSVKEMTASILRHCGETLYTHGNLNNDIGVPLTLFRLTPEHRFAVIELGANHIGEIAYTVNMVKPDTALVNNLFSAHIEGFGSLEGIAQAKGEIFTHLKEQGTAIINLDSNDLPLWQHHLNARQTQWAFSLSAQSSADFYPTDIVVKQFITNFTLHTPEGCVDVTLPLPGRHNIANALAASALALSAGATLEDIRLGLSTLKAVPGRLYPVELTSGKMVLDDTYNANDGSMIAGLQVLSQLPGYKIFVAGDMAELGKDSEKCHRDVGRFAHNAGIDSVFTVGHHSHFISDENQGGQHFAFKADLLAQLIPLLQQHDVVSVLVKGSRSSAMEDIVNALKECFEC, from the coding sequence ATGATCCCTCTATCTTTAGAAAATATTGCACAAATTACCAAAGGTACATTGAGCCATGTTGCTCAAAGCTCAGCGGATCAATTCATCATCAAATCGATTTCAACGGATAGCCGTAAAATTGATGAAGATTGTCTGTTTATTGCGTTAGCGGGTGAGCGTTTTGATGCTCATGATTTTATTGCTGATGTAAAAGAAAAGGGCGCTGTTGCAGTTCTAGTTAATCGTGAGATTGATGTTGATTGTCCACAAATCATTGTGAAAGATACCCATCTCGCAATGGGGGAAATTGCAGCACATATTCGCTCGCTAAGTCACGCTAAGATTGTTGCGCTGACAGGCTCTTCTGGAAAAACTTCCGTTAAAGAGATGACCGCTTCTATTTTGCGTCACTGCGGTGAAACCTTATATACGCATGGTAATTTAAATAACGATATTGGCGTACCTTTAACGCTTTTTCGTTTAACACCTGAACACCGTTTTGCAGTTATCGAATTAGGTGCAAACCATATCGGTGAAATCGCCTATACCGTAAATATGGTAAAACCAGATACCGCATTGGTAAATAACCTTTTTTCTGCACATATTGAAGGTTTCGGCTCACTGGAAGGTATTGCTCAAGCTAAAGGCGAAATCTTTACGCACTTAAAAGAGCAAGGTACAGCCATTATTAATCTTGATAGTAATGACTTACCTCTGTGGCAACATCATTTAAATGCGCGCCAAACACAATGGGCGTTCTCTTTATCCGCACAAAGTAGCGCAGATTTTTATCCGACGGATATCGTTGTTAAGCAATTCATCACAAATTTTACCTTACACACACCAGAAGGTTGTGTTGATGTCACTCTTCCATTACCGGGGCGTCATAATATTGCGAATGCGTTAGCTGCAAGTGCACTTGCGTTATCTGCTGGGGCAACGCTTGAAGATATTCGCCTTGGTTTATCGACATTAAAAGCGGTACCGGGAAGATTGTATCCTGTTGAGTTAACTTCAGGAAAGATGGTGTTAGATGACACTTACAATGCGAACGATGGCTCGATGATAGCGGGCTTACAAGTACTCTCTCAATTGCCGGGATATAAAATTTTTGTTGCCGGGGATATGGCTGAATTAGGTAAAGATTCAGAGAAATGTCACCGTGATGTTGGTCGTTTTGCTCACAATGCCGGTATTGATAGTGTCTTCACTGTTGGGCATCACAGTCATTTTATTAGTGATGAAAATCAAGGTGGTCAGCATTTTGCATTTAAAGCCGACTTACTTGCTCAATTAATTCCATTATTACAGCAGCATGATGTTGTTTCAGTTTTAGTAAAAGGTTCACGAAGCTCCGCGATGGAAGATATCGTGAACGCATTAAAGGAGTGCTTTGAATGTTAG